One window of Burkholderia thailandensis E264 genomic DNA carries:
- a CDS encoding non-ribosomal peptide synthetase — MNIVRLMADLADAGITLRRRGDGLHVEGPPGALDAALVSRLRDAKDGLLAMLDGDASRAAALPPPLPGEGGDAGALSPGQARLVAATRLGDPAMYNEQMAIELADAVDAQAIGRAFVALARKHDILRTVFVGGEPMRQTVLPEPAVQIECTSVDGDGALRARAAEIARLPFAAGRPLWRIDLFSTHERPLVLVLTIHHAIFDRWSMSVLIRDFSAYLASPDESDAPGGRLSYRDFAAWQRRWMETPDYVAQLDAWVAALADLDEVPAIRGDRSRPPVPSWRGGTERFEIPADCIEAAAAFSRTRNTTLFTTLFSVFALLQHRYTGDPRVVTLTPAANRPFQAAEDIAGYFVNLIALATSVRDDDSFGSLVERMRDTTARAFAHQGVPLDAIVERLRARGGPQHDQFAQTAFAFQNVRLPAVRTASGTATPFDLDSPFARFDLYLSIEGDERGTFAVWQYNADLFDAQTVCRLGEHYVALLRAALAAPEANAHALPMLSDTERAQLLADFNATRADFSHDAPIHQLFEAQAQRTPDATAAVFEERALSYAELNRRANRLAHHLIARGVRPDDRVAICTGRGLDAVVGLLAVLKAGGAYVPLDPAYPAARLAYMLDDAAPAAVLTTAALADELAFKLPTILLDAQNPSFESQPNDNPDPAALGLTSRHLAYVIYTSGSTGQPKGVMVEHGNLVNLIQSNRQHFSGVGQARTCCWTSFGFDVCVFEIFMSLAMGGTVHVVPDRLRISADGFFQWLIAQRIEVAYLPPFLVRRLREYSDELVASLSLRRILVGVEPLREKDLYRLERLLPELIVVNGYGPTETTVFSTSYLDMRDYDRAAPIGRPIANTRIYILDSHGQPVPIGVAGEIHIAGAGVARGYLNRPELTAERFVSDSFAAAPNARMYRTGDLGRWLPDGTIEYLGRNDFQVKIRGLRIELGEIEARLARCDGVRDAVVIAREDTPGDKRLVAYVLPQSGVALVPAELRRQLAGQLAEHMLPSAFVMLDALPLTPNGKLDRKALPAPDQTAVVSRGYEAPTGEVETALARIWQDLLGLEQVGRHDHFFELGGHSMLVVSMIERLRDLGWSLDVRSMFVAPVLADLAQAIDTRRGDAPAFAVPPNRIPAGCRAITPAMLPLVALSQAEIDAVVDTVPGGAANVQDIYPLAPLQEGILFHHLQQTQGDAYLLRSLLAFDTRARLDAFLAALQQVIDRHDILRTAACWKELSQPVQVVWRQAALHAEIFSPAEEGDVPAQLLKHTDPRERRLDLSRAPLFALDIARDPERDEWLLALTFHHLIADHLTLELVVAEITAILHGRAEALPAALPYRNFIAQVTSVPADVHETYFREVLGDVDEPTAPFGVLEARDDGKDITEAHLALADDLARAIRNQARRLGMSPGVLFHVGWAQVLAQTSGRDDVVFGSVLLGRLRELTGADRVMGVLINTLPVRICLAERSVQEAVGAAHHGLARLLEHEQAPLSLVQRCSGVVPPLPLFSTLLNYRHSTAGIADGTWEGMRQLHSEERTTYPVTLSVDDLGEGFGLTAQTVAGIDPARIAAYLSTAMRGLVEALAGEPQRPILSLSILPPEEERRLIHELNATPPEGDGYLLHAGIERHAALTPLAPAIICAEGCMQYRELAAETRRVAGAVVAAGARREPVAVLLPRSVGAIAAYSGVMRAGCAYVPIDPATPPERMRDVLATLNYVLTTRALAAALDGIDARVILVDEAAAADVAPPTVALDDLAYVMFTSGSTGKPKGVMIDHRAASLTIESILRRYAIGPADRLLCVSSVGFDLSVFDFFGAFAAGAAVVLAPESSNVEPHVWLDLMERERATVWESVPAVMELLLLECRNSGRKLPPSLKLVMLSGDRVPVSLPARIREAATAELHVIALGGATEAAIWSCYYDTRHLPPDASFVPYGRHLPGQRLYVLSSSLRPLPIGVPGDLWIAGAGVARGYLGQPDLTAYRFVADPHVPGERMYRTGDRARVLADGNLEFLGRVDDQVKIRGFRIEIGEIEAALGAAPGVERGVATIVEHHGRQTIAAYVVARANAVLDHAEIRDALARRLPPYMLPASIVSIDSVPLTRNGKIDRRALMQVRAPASPAEGPRNVVEKALASIWQAVLGREAIDVHENFFDAGGDSMLAIRIVTRAREQRIHIMPRDVLQLQTIAKIAAAAGAATDVAEPDGETAAPLPPMARWFFLQQPREPDWFHQSVLLQVPPQIEASAIRGALGTLVTIHEALRTAYFREEGQWRQRVSQRVTPVLETVKLAVCDDDAVDEVADRLRASIRIEHAALLAAGLLEFPDDSRRLLLVAHHLAVDAVSWQIVIDQIASLCAGNDLGAVPTTMRRWTRRRIDWAAAAPAGLIDELLGGAASSESLPLDGTDDAGDVAASGEQSCVLDRATTSRIISGFAVAEGYRIDEVTAAVVAGAIMRWSGRHEVVIDLESHGRNGFADDPEVPFTVGWFTTIMPTVIRGGTFKETLLSVRAAIRSSSAHGADYQALRYLTGRADWSPRPLLFNFLGRLEATAGEWRLLRAGIGNDRAPSTPRSHLLDVGAAIIDGSLNVSIEYNPRAHRDDTIASLLDDIRTTLDELGSRTAVGDSSSIDVEDAYPLTPMQEGMLYHALGGDGMYVEQLTCTLAGAVNEQALRNAWSDVVASNPVLRTSFHWEGVAQPVQVVHTSVSVPWQQESWPRGLDLDAWLRADRERGLDLRAAPCLRCALLKTDEDRWELVVTYSHLLLDGWSLSLLIGDLVRAYAARVAGEVAQRPPRSPFSGYVAWSRSIWEQGAGEGFWRAELGDFEGTRELVLPTPSPGGEDGAPVMVEVDRGALEALEKRERVTLASVVAGCWAVLLSRYGASDDVLFGMTSSGRRAEVSGSESMVGVLIETRPARIKVDAEAPLGAWLRSVMQAEARREEAGAVSLAQIEGWGGAQRGARLFDTLVVVENYPMAKPSDLLGGGIGVVSVRTVERTNWPLTVVAVPEGGCLKLTLLYDPARYERASIAQVAGHLARLLNAAARAATVGDLAAAMLDDTERETLLFHWSGGDQALPPPCRTIVERIDEQAVARPQATALRLGDRRLSYAELTARGRRMAAWLQGQGVGVGGRVAIVGERTMETIAAMYGILASGAAYVPLDPDWPDERKALVIEDAQPLMVIGGGGAWCGAVRQVELAELDVTPDAALTPHQATVDDLAYVIYTSGSTGRPKGVMVRHGDVMHLDGLRERMALSETDVWTAFHSYAFDYSILEIWYPLMTGATVVPVPYWVTRSPEAFHELLRTEGATIVCQTPAAFQQLVAVPHRGVRLRWAVVGGETYHASLPASADPAQYPRIANVYGITETTVITTFEPLERGQPVTIGRPFPGQRIYLLDRHGRLVPPGAVGEIHVAGEGIAAGYLGAQALTAQRFVADPYRPGERMYRSGDLGRFLPGGRMESLGRADRQVKIRGYRIELGEIECALSSLEGIGGAVADVREGASGRQLVAWYVAAADMDAQRVRTALKQRLPDSMMPSALIRVDGFALTANGKIDRRALPREAAPTAPAQGPRNALEEALAAIWCEVLGREAIGIDENFFDAGGDSLAIVRAHGLMSTRLPRAESLRVVDLFQQPTIAAIASQIAAGETRQATADEPDERALRRRRRTMERRQKIEREHE, encoded by the coding sequence ATGAATATCGTTCGGCTCATGGCCGATTTGGCCGATGCGGGGATCACGCTGCGCCGCCGCGGCGACGGGCTCCATGTGGAGGGACCGCCGGGCGCGCTCGACGCCGCGCTTGTCTCGCGGCTGCGAGATGCGAAGGACGGGCTGCTGGCGATGCTCGACGGCGACGCATCGCGCGCGGCTGCGCTGCCGCCGCCGTTGCCGGGCGAGGGCGGCGACGCGGGCGCGCTGTCGCCGGGACAGGCCCGCCTCGTTGCCGCGACGCGGCTCGGCGATCCGGCGATGTACAACGAGCAGATGGCGATCGAACTGGCGGACGCCGTCGACGCGCAGGCAATCGGCCGTGCGTTCGTCGCGCTTGCGCGCAAGCACGACATCCTGCGCACCGTGTTCGTTGGCGGCGAGCCGATGCGACAGACCGTGCTGCCCGAGCCGGCGGTGCAGATCGAGTGCACGTCGGTCGACGGCGACGGTGCGTTGCGTGCGCGCGCCGCGGAGATCGCCCGTCTGCCGTTCGCGGCCGGGCGGCCGTTGTGGCGCATCGATCTGTTCTCGACGCACGAGCGGCCGCTCGTGCTCGTGCTGACGATTCATCACGCGATTTTCGACCGGTGGTCGATGAGCGTGCTGATCCGCGACTTCAGCGCGTATCTCGCATCGCCGGACGAAAGCGATGCGCCGGGGGGCCGGCTGAGCTACCGCGACTTCGCGGCCTGGCAGCGCCGCTGGATGGAGACGCCCGACTACGTCGCGCAACTGGACGCGTGGGTCGCCGCGCTGGCGGACCTCGACGAGGTGCCGGCGATTCGCGGCGACCGTTCGCGTCCTCCCGTTCCCAGTTGGCGCGGCGGCACGGAGCGCTTCGAGATTCCGGCCGACTGCATCGAGGCGGCCGCGGCGTTTTCGCGCACGCGCAACACGACGCTGTTCACGACATTGTTCAGCGTGTTCGCGCTGCTGCAGCATCGGTACACCGGCGATCCGCGCGTCGTGACGCTCACGCCCGCGGCCAACCGGCCGTTCCAGGCGGCCGAGGACATCGCGGGCTACTTCGTCAATCTCATCGCGCTTGCGACGAGCGTGCGCGACGACGACAGCTTCGGCTCGCTAGTCGAGCGGATGCGCGACACGACGGCGCGCGCGTTCGCGCATCAGGGCGTGCCGCTCGACGCGATCGTCGAGCGGTTGCGCGCGCGCGGCGGCCCGCAGCACGATCAGTTCGCGCAGACGGCGTTCGCATTCCAGAACGTCCGCCTTCCGGCGGTGCGCACCGCGAGCGGCACCGCGACGCCGTTCGATCTCGACAGTCCGTTCGCGCGTTTCGACCTCTATCTGTCGATCGAGGGGGATGAGCGCGGGACGTTCGCGGTCTGGCAATACAACGCCGATCTGTTCGACGCGCAGACGGTGTGCCGGCTCGGCGAGCACTACGTCGCGTTGTTGCGCGCGGCGCTCGCGGCGCCGGAGGCGAACGCGCATGCGCTGCCGATGCTGTCGGACACGGAGCGCGCGCAGCTCCTGGCGGACTTCAACGCGACCCGGGCCGACTTCTCGCACGATGCGCCGATCCACCAGTTGTTCGAGGCGCAAGCGCAGCGCACGCCCGACGCCACCGCGGCGGTGTTCGAGGAGCGGGCGCTCAGCTATGCGGAGCTGAACCGCCGTGCCAACCGGTTGGCACATCATCTGATCGCACGAGGGGTGCGGCCGGACGACCGCGTGGCGATATGTACGGGACGCGGCTTGGATGCGGTGGTGGGCTTGCTCGCCGTCCTCAAGGCGGGCGGCGCCTATGTGCCGCTCGACCCGGCGTATCCGGCCGCGCGGCTTGCCTACATGCTCGACGACGCGGCGCCGGCGGCGGTGCTGACCACGGCAGCGCTGGCCGATGAGCTGGCGTTCAAACTGCCGACGATCCTGCTCGACGCCCAGAATCCGTCTTTCGAGTCGCAGCCGAATGACAATCCCGACCCGGCGGCACTGGGGCTGACGTCGCGCCATCTGGCGTATGTGATCTACACCTCGGGCTCCACCGGGCAGCCCAAGGGGGTCATGGTAGAGCACGGCAATCTGGTCAATTTGATCCAGTCCAATCGGCAGCATTTTTCGGGAGTCGGCCAGGCGCGCACGTGTTGCTGGACCAGCTTCGGCTTTGATGTTTGCGTTTTCGAGATATTCATGTCGCTCGCGATGGGAGGCACGGTCCATGTTGTGCCGGATCGCCTGCGCATCAGTGCGGACGGTTTCTTTCAATGGTTGATCGCGCAACGTATCGAGGTCGCGTATCTGCCGCCATTTCTTGTTCGGCGCTTGCGCGAGTATTCGGATGAGCTGGTAGCCTCGCTGTCGCTTCGTCGCATTTTGGTCGGCGTCGAACCGCTGCGTGAAAAGGACCTTTATCGGCTTGAAAGGCTGCTGCCCGAGCTGATCGTGGTTAACGGGTATGGGCCGACGGAGACGACCGTCTTCAGTACGTCCTATCTCGACATGCGGGATTACGATCGCGCGGCGCCGATCGGCCGCCCGATCGCCAATACCCGGATCTATATCCTGGATTCTCACGGCCAGCCGGTGCCGATCGGCGTGGCGGGCGAGATTCACATTGCCGGCGCCGGCGTCGCGCGGGGGTATCTGAACCGTCCCGAGCTGACCGCCGAACGCTTCGTGTCCGATTCGTTCGCGGCCGCCCCGAACGCGCGCATGTATAGGACCGGCGACCTCGGGCGCTGGCTGCCCGACGGCACCATCGAGTACCTCGGTCGCAACGACTTCCAGGTCAAGATCCGCGGCTTGCGCATCGAGCTGGGCGAAATCGAGGCGCGCCTCGCGCGATGCGACGGGGTGCGCGACGCGGTGGTGATCGCCCGCGAAGACACGCCGGGCGACAAACGCCTGGTCGCCTATGTGCTGCCGCAGTCCGGTGTTGCGCTCGTCCCGGCCGAATTGCGTCGGCAACTCGCCGGGCAACTGGCCGAGCACATGTTGCCCAGCGCCTTCGTGATGCTGGACGCGCTCCCGCTCACCCCGAACGGCAAGCTCGACCGCAAGGCGCTGCCGGCGCCGGATCAAACGGCGGTCGTGTCCCGTGGCTATGAAGCGCCGACGGGCGAAGTGGAAACCGCGCTGGCGCGGATCTGGCAGGACCTGCTGGGCCTGGAACAGGTGGGCCGTCACGACCATTTCTTCGAGCTCGGCGGCCATTCGATGCTGGTCGTCAGCATGATCGAGCGGCTGCGGGACCTCGGCTGGTCGCTCGACGTGCGCAGCATGTTCGTCGCGCCGGTCCTGGCCGATCTGGCTCAGGCGATCGACACCCGGCGCGGCGACGCGCCCGCTTTTGCGGTGCCGCCCAACCGCATCCCCGCCGGTTGCCGTGCCATCACGCCCGCCATGCTGCCGTTGGTTGCGCTTTCCCAGGCCGAGATCGACGCCGTCGTCGATACGGTTCCCGGCGGGGCGGCCAATGTGCAGGACATCTATCCGCTGGCGCCGCTGCAGGAAGGCATCCTGTTTCATCATTTGCAGCAGACGCAAGGCGATGCCTATCTGTTGCGCAGCCTGCTGGCGTTCGATACCCGCGCGCGCCTCGATGCCTTTCTCGCGGCCTTGCAACAGGTCATCGATCGGCATGACATCCTGCGCACCGCCGCCTGCTGGAAGGAGCTGTCGCAGCCGGTTCAGGTCGTTTGGCGTCAGGCGGCACTGCACGCCGAGATCTTCAGTCCCGCGGAGGAGGGCGATGTTCCCGCCCAGTTGTTGAAGCATACCGATCCGCGCGAGCGCCGCCTCGACTTGAGCCGTGCGCCGCTGTTCGCGCTCGACATCGCTCGCGATCCGGAGCGGGACGAGTGGCTGCTGGCGCTGACCTTCCACCATCTGATCGCCGACCATCTGACGCTGGAGCTCGTCGTCGCCGAAATCACCGCGATTCTGCACGGGCGGGCCGAGGCCCTGCCGGCGGCGCTGCCTTACCGAAACTTCATCGCGCAAGTCACGAGCGTGCCGGCGGATGTGCACGAGACCTACTTTCGCGAGGTGCTCGGCGACGTCGATGAGCCGACCGCTCCCTTCGGCGTGCTCGAGGCACGGGACGACGGAAAGGACATAACCGAGGCCCATCTCGCGCTGGCCGACGACCTGGCTCGGGCGATTCGCAATCAGGCGCGGCGGTTGGGTATGAGTCCGGGCGTGCTGTTCCATGTCGGCTGGGCCCAGGTGCTCGCGCAGACCAGCGGCCGCGACGACGTGGTCTTCGGGTCGGTGCTGCTGGGTCGTCTGCGGGAATTGACCGGCGCCGATCGGGTGATGGGCGTGCTTATCAATACCCTTCCGGTACGGATATGCCTGGCGGAGCGCAGCGTGCAGGAGGCGGTTGGGGCCGCCCACCACGGTTTGGCGCGGCTGCTGGAACACGAGCAAGCGCCCCTGTCGCTGGTTCAGCGCTGCAGCGGGGTGGTGCCGCCGCTGCCGCTGTTCAGCACCTTGCTCAATTATCGCCACAGTACCGCTGGCATCGCCGACGGGACCTGGGAGGGAATGCGCCAGCTGCACTCGGAGGAGCGCACCACCTATCCGGTGACGCTCTCGGTGGATGACCTGGGCGAGGGCTTTGGCTTGACCGCCCAGACAGTTGCCGGGATCGACCCGGCCCGGATTGCCGCCTATCTGTCGACTGCCATGCGGGGCCTGGTCGAGGCATTGGCCGGCGAGCCGCAACGGCCGATCCTGAGCCTGTCCATCCTGCCGCCGGAAGAGGAGCGGCGTCTGATTCACGAGCTGAACGCCACGCCGCCGGAAGGCGACGGTTATCTGCTGCACGCCGGCATCGAGCGCCACGCCGCGCTCACGCCGCTCGCGCCCGCGATCATCTGCGCCGAGGGCTGCATGCAGTATCGCGAACTGGCGGCGGAAACGCGCCGCGTGGCCGGCGCGGTCGTTGCGGCTGGTGCGCGGCGTGAACCGGTTGCGGTGCTGCTGCCGCGCTCGGTCGGCGCGATCGCCGCGTATTCCGGCGTGATGCGTGCGGGTTGCGCGTATGTGCCCATCGATCCGGCGACGCCGCCGGAGCGCATGCGCGACGTGCTCGCCACGCTCAACTACGTGCTGACGACGCGCGCACTCGCCGCGGCGCTCGACGGCATCGACGCGCGGGTGATCCTCGTCGACGAGGCCGCAGCCGCCGATGTCGCGCCTCCGACGGTCGCGCTCGACGATCTCGCCTATGTGATGTTCACGTCCGGCTCGACCGGCAAGCCCAAAGGCGTGATGATCGACCATCGTGCCGCCTCGCTGACTATCGAGAGCATTCTCAGGCGTTACGCGATCGGCCCGGCCGACCGGCTGCTGTGCGTGTCGTCCGTGGGATTCGACCTGTCGGTGTTCGATTTCTTCGGCGCGTTCGCGGCGGGCGCCGCGGTCGTGCTGGCGCCGGAATCGTCGAACGTCGAGCCACACGTCTGGCTCGACCTGATGGAGCGTGAGCGGGCGACGGTGTGGGAGTCCGTGCCGGCGGTGATGGAACTGCTGCTGCTCGAGTGCCGCAACAGCGGGCGAAAGCTGCCGCCCTCGCTGAAGCTCGTGATGCTGAGCGGTGACCGCGTGCCCGTCAGTCTGCCCGCGCGAATCCGAGAAGCCGCGACCGCCGAACTGCACGTGATCGCTCTCGGCGGGGCGACCGAGGCGGCGATCTGGTCGTGTTACTACGACACGCGCCACCTTCCCCCCGACGCCTCTTTCGTGCCTTATGGGCGGCACCTCCCGGGGCAGCGGCTGTACGTGCTGTCGTCGTCGCTGCGACCGTTGCCGATCGGCGTGCCCGGCGACCTCTGGATCGCCGGCGCGGGCGTCGCGCGCGGCTATCTCGGCCAGCCGGACCTGACCGCCTATCGCTTCGTCGCCGATCCGCACGTGCCGGGTGAGCGGATGTACCGCACCGGAGACCGCGCGCGGGTGCTCGCCGACGGCAACCTCGAATTCCTCGGGCGCGTCGACGATCAGGTCAAGATTCGCGGCTTTCGCATCGAAATCGGCGAAATCGAGGCGGCGCTCGGCGCGGCGCCCGGCGTTGAGCGCGGCGTCGCGACGATTGTCGAGCACCATGGGCGCCAGACGATCGCGGCATATGTAGTGGCCCGCGCCAACGCCGTGCTGGACCATGCCGAGATTCGCGACGCGCTCGCGCGGCGCCTGCCGCCATACATGCTGCCTGCGTCGATCGTCTCGATCGACAGCGTGCCGTTGACCCGGAACGGAAAGATCGATCGACGTGCACTCATGCAGGTGCGTGCACCGGCATCGCCGGCCGAGGGGCCGCGGAACGTCGTCGAGAAGGCACTCGCGTCGATCTGGCAAGCGGTGCTGGGGCGCGAAGCCATCGACGTTCACGAGAATTTCTTCGACGCCGGCGGCGACTCGATGCTTGCCATTCGCATCGTGACTCGCGCACGGGAGCAGCGGATTCACATCATGCCCCGCGACGTGCTCCAGTTGCAGACGATTGCCAAAATCGCGGCCGCCGCGGGAGCCGCCACCGATGTTGCCGAACCGGACGGCGAAACCGCCGCTCCGTTACCGCCGATGGCTCGCTGGTTCTTCCTGCAGCAACCGCGGGAGCCCGACTGGTTCCACCAATCGGTCCTGCTGCAGGTGCCGCCGCAGATCGAAGCCTCGGCCATTCGCGGCGCGCTGGGAACGCTCGTGACGATTCACGAGGCTTTGAGGACCGCTTACTTTCGCGAAGAGGGGCAATGGCGGCAGCGGGTGAGCCAGCGGGTGACGCCCGTCCTTGAAACCGTGAAGCTTGCCGTCTGCGACGACGATGCGGTTGACGAGGTCGCGGATCGATTGCGGGCGTCGATCCGCATCGAGCACGCCGCATTGCTCGCCGCCGGGCTGCTCGAATTCCCGGACGATTCGCGGCGCCTACTGCTCGTCGCGCATCATCTCGCCGTCGATGCGGTGTCCTGGCAGATCGTCATTGACCAGATTGCCTCGCTTTGCGCGGGCAACGATCTTGGCGCCGTGCCGACCACGATGCGGCGCTGGACCCGGCGTCGCATCGACTGGGCGGCCGCGGCGCCCGCGGGCCTGATCGACGAATTGCTCGGCGGCGCCGCATCGTCCGAGTCGCTGCCGCTCGACGGCACGGACGACGCCGGCGACGTGGCGGCATCCGGCGAACAATCCTGCGTGCTGGACAGGGCGACCACGTCGCGGATCATCAGCGGCTTTGCCGTTGCCGAGGGCTATCGCATCGACGAGGTGACGGCCGCCGTTGTCGCCGGCGCGATCATGCGCTGGTCCGGCCGGCACGAAGTCGTGATCGATCTGGAGTCGCACGGACGCAACGGTTTCGCCGACGATCCGGAGGTTCCGTTCACCGTGGGCTGGTTCACGACCATCATGCCGACCGTGATTCGCGGCGGGACGTTCAAGGAAACGCTGCTGAGCGTGCGCGCGGCGATCCGGTCGAGCAGCGCGCACGGCGCCGATTATCAGGCGCTGCGCTATCTGACGGGGCGAGCCGACTGGTCGCCGCGCCCGCTGTTGTTCAACTTTCTCGGACGACTGGAGGCCACGGCGGGGGAATGGCGACTGCTGCGCGCCGGGATCGGAAACGACCGCGCGCCTTCGACACCACGCTCGCATCTGCTCGACGTGGGGGCGGCCATCATCGACGGCTCACTGAACGTGAGTATCGAATACAACCCCCGTGCGCATCGCGACGACACCATCGCGAGCCTGCTCGACGACATCCGCACGACGCTGGACGAGTTGGGTTCCCGCACGGCGGTCGGCGATTCGTCGAGCATCGACGTGGAGGACGCCTACCCGCTCACGCCGATGCAGGAGGGGATGCTGTACCACGCGCTCGGCGGTGACGGGATGTATGTGGAGCAACTGACCTGCACGCTCGCCGGCGCCGTGAACGAACAGGCGCTGAGGAACGCCTGGAGCGACGTGGTCGCGTCAAATCCGGTGCTGCGTACCTCGTTTCATTGGGAGGGGGTGGCGCAGCCGGTTCAGGTGGTGCACACGTCGGTGTCGGTGCCGTGGCAGCAGGAGTCGTGGCCGCGGGGGCTGGATCTGGACGCGTGGCTGCGTGCCGATCGCGAGCGGGGACTGGATTTACGCGCGGCGCCATGTCTGCGCTGCGCGCTACTGAAAACGGACGAGGATCGATGGGAGCTGGTGGTGACGTACAGCCATCTGCTGCTGGACGGCTGGTCGCTGTCGCTGCTGATCGGCGACCTCGTGCGCGCGTATGCGGCCCGGGTGGCGGGCGAGGTGGCGCAGCGGCCGCCGCGCAGCCCGTTCAGCGGCTATGTGGCGTGGTCTCGGTCGATCTGGGAGCAAGGCGCCGGCGAGGGCTTCTGGCGGGCGGAACTGGGCGATTTCGAAGGCACGCGCGAGTTGGTGCTGCCGACGCCATCGCCGGGCGGCGAAGACGGCGCGCCGGTCATGGTCGAAGTCGATCGCGGTGCGCTGGAAGCGCTGGAGAAGCGCGAGCGGGTGACGCTCGCGAGCGTGGTGGCCGGATGCTGGGCGGTGCTGCTGAGCCGCTACGGCGCAAGCGACGATGTCCTGTTCGGGATGACGAGCTCGGGACGCCGGGCGGAAGTGAGCGGCAGCGAGTCGATGGTGGGGGTGCTGATCGAGACGCGGCCGGCGCGGATCAAGGTGGACGCGGAGGCGCCGCTGGGAGCCTGGCTGAGATCGGTGATGCAGGCGGAGGCGAGACGGGAGGAGGCGGGCGCGGTGTCGCTTGCGCAGATCGAGGGCTGGGGCGGGGCGCAACGCGGTGCCCGGCTGTTCGATACGCTCGTGGTGGTGGAGAACTATCCGATGGCGAAGCCGAGCGATTTGCTCGGAGGCGGGATCGGCGTGGTGTCGGTGCGTACGGTGGAGCGCACGAACTGGCCGCTGACGGTGGTGGCGGTGCCGGAAGGCGGGTGCTTGAAGCTGACGTTGCTGTACGACCCGGCGCGCTACGAGCGCGCGTCGATCGCGCAGGTGGCGGGCCATCTGGCGCGGCTGTTGAACGCGGCGGCGCGGGCGGCGACGGTCGGCGACCTGGCGGCGGCGATGCTCGATGACACCGAGCGCGAGACGCTGCTGTTTCACTGGAGCGGCGGGGACCAGGCGTTGCCGCCGCCGTGCCGGACCATCGTCGAGCGGATCGACGAGCAGGCCGTTGCGCGGCCCCAAGCTACGGCGTTGCGGCTTGGCGATCGGCGGCTCAGTTATGCGGAGCTGACGGCGCGGGGCCGACGAATGGCGGCTTGGCTGCAGGGGCAAGGCGTGGGCGTGGGCGGGCGTGTCGCGATAGTCGGCGAGCGGACGATGGAGACGATCGCCGCGATGTACGGGATTCTGGCAAGCGGCGCCGCCTACGTGCCGTTGGACCCCGACTGGCCGGACGAACGCAAGGCGCTCGTGATCGAGGACGCGCAGCCGCTGATGGTGATCGGAGGCGGCGGGGCATGGTGCGGCGCGGTGCGGCAGGTCGAATTGGCGGAACTCGATGTCACGCCTGACGCGGCGCTCACGCCACATCAGGCGACGGTGGACGATCTGGCATACGTGATCTATACGTCGGGATCGACCGGCCGGCCAAAGGGCGTGATGGTGCGGCACGGCGACGTGATGCACCTGGATGGTTTGCGCGAGCGGATGGCGCTGAGCGAAACCGATGTATGGACGGCCTTCCATTCCTACGCGTTCGACTACTCGATCCTGGAGATCTGGTATCCGCTGATGACGGGCGCGACGGTGGTGCCCGTGCCGTACTGGGTCACCCGTTCGCCGGAAGCGTTTCACGAATTGCTGCGCACGGAAGGCGCGACGATCGTGTGCCAGACACCGGCGGCCTTCCAGCAGCTCGTGGCGGTGCCGCATCGAGGCGTGCGGCTGCGATGGGCGGTCGTGGGCGGCGAAACCTATCACGCCTCGCTGCCGGCCAGCGCCGATCCCGCCCAATACCCGCGCATCGCGAACGTGTACGGCATCACCGAGACAACGGTGATCACGACGTTCGAGCCGCTGGAGCGCGGCCAGCCGGTGACCATCGGACGGCCGTTTCCGGGCCAGAGAATCTATCTGCTGGACCGGCACGGGCGCCTCGTGCCGCCGGGAGCCGTGGGTGAGATTCACGTTGCGGGCGAAGGCATCGCGGCCGGCTATCTGGGGGCGCAAGCGCTGACGGCGCAGCGGTTCGTCGCGGACCCGTATCGGCCCGGCGAGCGAATGTACCGCTCGGGGGATCTGGGACGATTCCTGCCGGGCGGCCGTATGGAGTCGCTGGGCCGGGCGGATCGACAGGTCAAGATTCGCGGTTACCGGATCGAGCTGGGCGAGATCGAGTGCGCGCTGTCTTCGCTGGAGGGAATCGGCGGCGCGGTGGCCGACGTTCGCGAGGGCGCAAGCGGCCGTCAGTTGGTGGCCTGGTATGTGGCGGCCGCCGACATGGATGCGCAACGGGTTCGCACGGCACTCAAGCAGAGGCTGCCGGACAGCATGATGCCGTCGGCACTGATTCGGGTCGACGGATTCGCGTTGACGGCGAACGGCAAGATCGACCGGCGGGCGCTCCCCCGGGAGGCCGCGCCGACGGCGCCGGCGCAGGGACCGCGCAACGCGCTTGAAGAAGCGCTCGCCGCGATCTGGTGCGAGGTGCTGGGCCGCGAGGCAATCGGCATCGATGAAAACTTCTTCGACGCGGGCGGCGACTCGCTCGCGATCGTTCGGGCGCACGGCCTGATGAGCACCCGCCTGCCACGCGCCGAAAGTCTGCGCGTGGTCGATCTCTTTCAGCAGCCCACGATCGCCGCGATCGCTTCGCAAATCGCCGCCGGCGAAACCCGCCAAGCCACCGCCGACGAACCGGACGAGCGCGCGCTGCGCCGCCGCCGCCGGACCATGGAACGCCGTCAAAAGATCGAGAGGGAACACGAATGA